In the Flavobacterium pallidum genome, one interval contains:
- a CDS encoding TonB-dependent receptor: protein MKVYLFILSLFCCSISFAQSSVSGTVTDSNGLPVSGASVSVVGESTGTITDSDGKFSLSTSQMPPFSVQVTNIGFTAQTIQVTSPSQKLAVSLQEEETKLNEIVISASRTPERIKESPVTIERMGIKDIKKSASPTFYDGLENLKEVQMNTSSMSFKSINTRGFATIANTRFMQLVDGMDNSSPLLNFVLGNMIGMSEIDVQSVELLPGASSALYGANAFNGILFMNSKSPFDYQGISAYAKYGSTNQKAAGANEYADYGVRVAHTFSKYFAAKANVAFMHGTDWYATDYRDLSNPGADRSFYNYNGVNVYGDEASTNIKAVAGKMLAAGVITPAQFTVFDAILPNYKVSRTGYNEVDLTDNKVRNAKVDYSLHLRPFGNADFEIIFQSKFGFGNAVYQGANRYYLNNFNMQQHKIEFKGKNFFLRGYTTTEDGGKSYDMLFTGLNVNRQWKSDAVWFGQYAATYVTSTLGGATPDQAHANARNVADTGRLIPGTAAFMKAFNRVISDPNVLSGSKLVDNSRIYHSDVNYNFRDLIKFAEIQVGGSYRQYQLNSHGRIYTDAAGPIYYDEYGMYTQFQKKFMEDRLKLVGSLRYDKSQNFDGNYSPRVSAVYSAGAEKNHTFRGSFQTGFRNPSTQDQYIGFNVGSAVLIGSAPDNLTRYSEVLPVNTAIGQALAGGENVTLTGLNAYNNSYTAASVTQFSELAASDPIAASALLRKSNASNVKPETVKAFDLGYRGQIKNFSFDINAYYNIYNDFLGNLNVIAPYYGTVVDSPNPLGGAADPGAQTLHALQNDNYRVYQLYTNTDIEIKSLGFGVGVTRKIAGNFELGANYNYAQFDFDQAKDPSFEAGFNTPKHRVKGSIGNDRLFKNFGFNVSARWSSEYLWQSGFADGTIDAATVVDAQINYSLPQLKSVFKLGAANLGGKEYRQVIGPGLIGQQYFISWTVNP, encoded by the coding sequence ATGAAAGTGTATTTATTTATTTTGTCATTGTTCTGCTGCAGCATTTCCTTTGCGCAGAGTTCCGTTTCGGGAACTGTAACTGACAGCAACGGTCTCCCGGTTTCCGGAGCCAGTGTTTCAGTGGTAGGCGAATCTACAGGGACCATCACGGATTCAGATGGAAAATTTTCCCTCAGTACTTCCCAGATGCCTCCTTTTTCCGTGCAGGTAACCAATATTGGCTTCACTGCGCAGACCATCCAGGTGACCTCTCCGAGCCAGAAACTCGCTGTCAGCCTGCAGGAAGAAGAAACCAAGCTTAATGAAATCGTAATTTCGGCATCAAGGACGCCTGAACGTATTAAAGAATCGCCTGTTACCATTGAGAGAATGGGAATCAAAGACATCAAGAAAAGCGCTTCTCCGACATTTTATGACGGTCTTGAAAATTTAAAAGAAGTTCAGATGAACACCAGTAGTATGTCTTTTAAATCGATCAACACACGTGGTTTTGCAACCATTGCCAATACACGCTTCATGCAGTTGGTTGACGGCATGGACAATTCATCGCCATTGCTGAATTTCGTGCTTGGCAATATGATAGGAATGTCTGAAATCGATGTGCAGAGTGTCGAGTTGCTGCCCGGGGCTTCTTCCGCATTATACGGAGCTAACGCTTTCAACGGGATTTTGTTCATGAACAGTAAGAGTCCTTTTGATTACCAGGGGATTTCTGCCTATGCAAAATATGGCTCTACAAACCAAAAAGCTGCCGGTGCCAATGAATATGCTGACTACGGCGTTCGCGTGGCACATACATTCAGCAAGTATTTTGCCGCCAAAGCCAACGTGGCTTTCATGCATGGAACCGATTGGTACGCGACAGATTATCGCGATCTTTCCAACCCTGGTGCTGACCGCAGTTTTTACAACTATAATGGTGTGAACGTTTATGGGGATGAGGCGAGTACAAACATCAAGGCAGTTGCCGGGAAAATGCTTGCAGCGGGTGTCATCACGCCTGCGCAATTTACAGTATTTGATGCGATTTTGCCCAATTATAAGGTGAGCAGGACTGGTTATAATGAAGTGGATCTGACCGATAATAAAGTGAGAAACGCAAAAGTGGATTATTCATTACATCTGCGTCCTTTCGGGAATGCTGATTTTGAAATTATTTTCCAGAGTAAATTTGGTTTTGGAAATGCAGTTTACCAGGGTGCAAACAGGTATTACCTGAATAATTTCAATATGCAGCAGCATAAAATTGAATTCAAGGGAAAGAACTTCTTCCTTCGTGGGTATACGACTACTGAAGATGGTGGAAAATCATATGACATGTTATTTACCGGCTTAAATGTGAACAGGCAGTGGAAGTCCGATGCGGTATGGTTCGGGCAATATGCTGCAACCTATGTAACTTCCACTTTAGGCGGGGCCACTCCGGATCAGGCTCATGCTAATGCAAGGAATGTAGCTGATACGGGAAGATTAATCCCTGGTACGGCTGCTTTCATGAAGGCATTCAATAGGGTGATTTCTGACCCTAATGTGCTTTCTGGTTCTAAATTAGTCGATAATTCAAGGATATATCATTCTGATGTAAACTACAATTTCAGGGATCTTATAAAATTTGCTGAAATTCAGGTTGGTGGTTCCTACAGGCAATACCAACTCAATTCACACGGAAGGATTTACACTGATGCGGCAGGTCCGATTTATTATGATGAATACGGAATGTACACACAGTTCCAGAAAAAATTCATGGAAGACAGGTTGAAATTGGTAGGGTCTTTACGATATGATAAATCTCAAAATTTTGATGGTAATTACTCGCCAAGAGTATCCGCAGTGTATTCTGCAGGGGCAGAAAAAAACCATACTTTCAGAGGGTCATTCCAAACAGGTTTCCGCAACCCATCAACCCAGGATCAATACATCGGATTCAATGTCGGAAGTGCTGTGTTAATCGGTTCAGCACCGGATAACCTGACCCGTTACAGTGAAGTATTGCCGGTTAATACGGCTATTGGCCAGGCTTTGGCTGGTGGTGAAAACGTGACATTGACGGGGCTTAACGCTTACAACAATTCTTATACCGCAGCTTCTGTGACACAATTTTCTGAATTGGCTGCATCAGATCCCATTGCTGCATCCGCATTGCTCAGGAAATCCAATGCCAGCAATGTGAAGCCTGAAACCGTGAAAGCGTTTGATTTAGGATATAGAGGGCAAATCAAGAATTTTTCGTTTGATATCAATGCCTACTACAATATCTACAATGATTTCCTTGGAAACCTGAACGTAATCGCGCCTTATTACGGAACTGTCGTGGATTCACCAAATCCTTTGGGGGGTGCAGCAGATCCGGGTGCACAAACATTGCATGCGCTTCAAAATGATAACTACAGGGTTTATCAATTGTATACAAATACGGATATCGAGATCAAATCTTTGGGCTTTGGTGTTGGTGTTACCAGAAAAATTGCAGGCAACTTTGAGTTGGGTGCAAACTATAATTATGCGCAATTTGACTTCGACCAGGCTAAAGACCCAAGCTTTGAAGCTGGATTCAACACGCCGAAACACCGCGTAAAAGGATCGATCGGAAATGACAGGTTATTCAAGAATTTCGGATTTAATGTAAGTGCAAGATGGAGCAGTGAATATCTTTGGCAGTCGGGATTTGCTGACGGAACAATAGATGCTGCAACTGTAGTGGATGCTCAGATTAATTACAGCCTGCCACAATTGAAATCAGTATTTAAATTAGGTGCGGCCAACCTCGGAGGCAAAGAATACAGGCAGGTCATTGGTCCAGGTTTAATCGGGCAGCAATACTTTATTTCCTGGACGGTCAACCCGTAA
- a CDS encoding F0F1 ATP synthase subunit epsilon, which translates to MILEIVSPEASLFKGEVTSVTLPGVDGSFQILNHHAPIVSILKAGDVKIVANSFNIGKEVADRFVKVDNNTYLLPINSGTIEMNDNKVIVLAD; encoded by the coding sequence ATGATATTAGAAATAGTTTCTCCAGAAGCCTCCCTTTTCAAAGGTGAAGTTACATCGGTTACACTGCCGGGTGTTGACGGTTCTTTCCAGATCCTGAATCACCACGCGCCAATTGTTTCAATCCTGAAGGCAGGTGATGTGAAGATTGTAGCAAACAGCTTCAACATTGGAAAAGAAGTCGCAGATCGTTTCGTAAAGGTAGACAACAACACCTATCTGTTGCCGATTAACTCCGGCACGATCGAAATGAATGACAACAAAGTGATTGTATTGGCCGATTAA
- a CDS encoding SGNH/GDSL hydrolase family protein: MIKNFKWLFLLSLSITACSSDDDNGEEAVVITSGSADFSKYVALGDSFAAGYSDNALFKAGQENSYPNILSQQFALAGGGTFNSPFMADDLGGFSVGGMQIPQFPTRLYFNTATSTPMNVAGISGTDITAQVAGPINNLGVPGAKSFHLLAAGYGAANPYFKRFASAADASVLGDALVQSPTFFSLWIGGNDVLAYATSGGSGVNQTGNLNPATYGNSDITDPNVFAATYSQIVAKLTENGAKGVVANLPYINALPFFTTIPYNPVPLDANTAALLNSANGFGQYNAGIQFAKSQGLISQDEADRRTIAFHAGAGNAVVMTDSYLTNLTAFGIPSYRQATSEDFIVLPARAFIGTQVNGNPLQVNGVSVPLADNWVLSKDEVAEVKTATDAYNATIEAVANDKGLALVDTKAILAQLSNGGIVKDGFTLTSAYVTGGTFSLDGIHPSPRGYAFISNMFVDAINAKYGSNMPGVNLGDYRILYPQAFQ; the protein is encoded by the coding sequence ATGATAAAAAATTTTAAATGGCTGTTTTTACTCTCACTGAGTATTACAGCGTGCAGCAGTGATGACGACAATGGGGAAGAGGCTGTAGTAATCACTTCGGGTTCCGCTGATTTTTCAAAATATGTGGCACTTGGCGATTCCTTCGCGGCAGGTTACAGCGATAATGCATTGTTTAAGGCTGGTCAGGAAAACTCATATCCGAACATCCTTTCACAACAATTTGCTTTAGCAGGCGGAGGTACTTTCAACTCTCCGTTCATGGCCGATGATTTAGGTGGATTTTCTGTAGGCGGCATGCAGATTCCGCAATTCCCGACACGCCTGTATTTCAATACAGCCACCAGCACGCCGATGAATGTAGCCGGAATTTCCGGAACCGACATCACGGCACAGGTTGCTGGTCCGATTAATAATTTAGGCGTCCCGGGCGCAAAGAGCTTTCATTTGCTGGCCGCCGGTTATGGTGCCGCCAATCCTTATTTTAAAAGATTCGCTTCCGCAGCCGATGCCTCAGTGCTGGGCGATGCTTTGGTACAATCACCAACTTTCTTTTCGCTGTGGATTGGCGGGAATGACGTGTTGGCTTATGCTACGTCAGGGGGCAGCGGTGTAAACCAGACCGGAAACCTGAACCCTGCCACTTATGGCAATTCGGATATTACCGATCCTAATGTTTTTGCTGCGACATATTCCCAGATCGTAGCGAAACTGACCGAGAATGGAGCCAAAGGTGTCGTGGCCAACCTGCCTTACATCAATGCGTTGCCGTTTTTCACGACAATCCCATACAATCCTGTGCCGCTTGACGCCAATACGGCTGCATTGCTTAACAGTGCGAATGGTTTCGGGCAATATAATGCAGGAATCCAATTTGCAAAATCACAGGGCCTGATCAGCCAGGATGAAGCCGACCGCAGGACCATTGCGTTCCATGCCGGTGCCGGAAATGCCGTTGTCATGACTGACAGTTACCTGACCAACCTTACGGCTTTCGGAATTCCTTCATACCGTCAGGCCACTTCAGAAGATTTCATCGTGCTTCCGGCAAGGGCTTTCATCGGAACCCAGGTCAATGGAAATCCTTTGCAGGTAAACGGCGTTTCAGTCCCATTGGCTGACAATTGGGTGCTTTCGAAAGATGAAGTAGCCGAAGTGAAAACAGCCACGGATGCTTACAATGCGACAATCGAAGCAGTTGCAAATGACAAGGGCCTTGCTTTAGTGGATACCAAAGCAATCCTTGCACAACTTTCCAATGGCGGTATTGTAAAGGACGGCTTTACATTAACTTCTGCATATGTGACAGGTGGTACTTTTTCGCTTGACGGAATCCATCCAAGCCCAAGAGGGTATGCCTTTATCTCAAACATGTTTGTGGATGCCATCAATGCAAAATACGGCTCGAATATGCCGGGCGTAAACCTTGGAGATTACAGGATTTTGTACCCGCAGGCTTTTCAATAG
- the atpD gene encoding F0F1 ATP synthase subunit beta: protein MSKVIGKVAQIIGPVVDVVFSGDVELPKIYDSLEITKKDGTLLVLEVQSHIGENVVRTISMDSTDGLARGAEVVGTGAPIQMPIGPDVYGRLFNVIGDAIDGLGDLPKAGANGMSIHRQAPRFDELSTSTEVLFTGIKVIDLIEPYAKGGKIGLFGGAGVGKTVLIQELINNIAKGHGGLSVFAGVGERTREGNDLLREMLESGIIKYGEAFMHSMEEGGWDLSKVDKAGMRDSKATFVFGQMNEPPGARARVALSGLSIAEYFRDGAGSDQGKDVLFFVDNIFRFTQAGSEVSALLGRMPSAVGYQPTLATEMGAMQERITSTNKGSITSVQAVYVPADDLTDPAPATTFAHLDATTVLSRKIAELGIYPAVDPLDSTSRILTPHILGDEHYDCAQRVKEILQKYKQLQDIIAILGMEELSEEDKLSVSRARRVQRFLSQPFHVAEQFTGIPGVLVDIKDTIKGFNMIIDGELDHLPEAAFNLKGTIEDAIEAGQKMLAEA, encoded by the coding sequence ATGTCAAAAGTAATAGGAAAAGTTGCGCAAATTATCGGTCCGGTAGTGGACGTGGTGTTCAGCGGAGATGTTGAGCTTCCAAAAATCTATGATTCATTGGAAATCACTAAAAAAGACGGTACGCTGTTAGTACTTGAGGTACAATCACACATTGGTGAAAACGTAGTGCGTACCATTTCGATGGACTCTACTGACGGTTTGGCCCGTGGTGCTGAAGTGGTTGGTACCGGAGCTCCAATCCAGATGCCAATCGGTCCGGATGTTTACGGACGTTTGTTCAACGTAATCGGAGATGCTATCGACGGTTTGGGCGATTTGCCAAAAGCAGGTGCTAACGGAATGTCTATTCACCGTCAGGCCCCAAGATTCGACGAATTATCAACTTCTACGGAAGTACTTTTTACAGGTATCAAAGTAATCGACCTTATCGAGCCTTATGCAAAAGGTGGTAAGATTGGTCTCTTCGGTGGTGCCGGTGTAGGTAAGACCGTATTGATCCAGGAGTTGATCAACAATATTGCAAAAGGTCACGGTGGTCTTTCCGTATTCGCAGGAGTAGGAGAAAGGACCCGTGAAGGAAATGACCTTTTGCGCGAAATGCTTGAGTCAGGCATCATCAAATACGGAGAGGCTTTCATGCACTCTATGGAAGAAGGCGGATGGGATTTGTCTAAAGTGGACAAAGCCGGTATGCGTGATTCTAAAGCGACTTTCGTATTCGGACAGATGAATGAGCCGCCTGGAGCACGTGCGCGTGTTGCCTTGTCAGGTCTTTCTATCGCTGAATATTTCCGTGACGGAGCCGGTTCTGACCAAGGTAAAGACGTACTTTTCTTCGTAGACAACATCTTCCGTTTTACACAGGCAGGTTCTGAGGTATCCGCACTTCTTGGACGTATGCCATCTGCGGTAGGCTATCAGCCAACATTGGCCACTGAAATGGGTGCGATGCAGGAGCGTATCACCTCTACAAATAAAGGTTCGATCACATCTGTACAGGCGGTTTATGTTCCTGCGGATGACTTGACTGACCCTGCACCGGCAACAACATTTGCCCACCTTGATGCCACAACCGTATTGTCACGTAAGATTGCTGAGCTTGGTATTTATCCTGCTGTTGACCCACTGGATTCTACTTCAAGGATTCTTACCCCGCACATCCTTGGTGATGAGCACTACGATTGCGCACAACGTGTAAAAGAGATCCTTCAGAAGTACAAGCAACTACAGGATATCATCGCGATCCTTGGTATGGAAGAGCTTTCAGAAGAAGATAAATTGTCTGTATCACGCGCACGTCGTGTACAACGTTTCCTTTCTCAGCCGTTCCACGTAGCAGAGCAGTTTACAGGTATCCCAGGGGTTTTAGTTGATATCAAAGATACCATCAAAGGTTTCAACATGATCATTGACGGAGAACTGGATCACCTTCCTGAAGCAGCCTTCAACCTGAAAGGGACTATTGAGGATGCTATCGAGGCTGGACAGAAAATGCTCGCTGAAGCGTAA
- a CDS encoding DUF4270 domain-containing protein, giving the protein MNYKTVRSFFLFISITAFFASCDKEYNDIGTDVIGEDHFLVDKYTGASVVAFDKSTGAVQSNNLPVNPLGIYDNPTFGVTKAGFVTQAEIDISNLNNAIGNNPLVDSVYISIPYFSSRTAITSGVSTYELDSIYGSGKMKLKIYENGYYLNDLDPATGFEDAQRFFNDDPNIESYKRGAAGDGTSIPNGKQLNDLLVSEGNPTDFADDHFTFSNKEIITKTKNDNNEDVISRSAPAMRMKLNKDFFQKKILDAPAAKLANNASFRDYFRGLYFKMEDDDSGDGTTMAMMDFSKGTINIAYKEDKIIRNKANTADSLTRPAKKYVINLKGNTISLQQHNETADYNAALSTTNTTVGDEKLYLKGGQGSIAVIDLFGPGELEALRDKKWLVNEANLTFYIDRASMKSEEGSGVAKPIEPERLYLYDLTNKRPLYDYATDGTTYSTKPKFAKVIHDGIIQREEVKGRGVKYRIRITNYMRNLLKHNIADPSKDSTNVRIGLAVTESINIISNARLKNPTTLPLPFTNTSTTFDRLPAASVMHPLGTVLWGSAPTVADDKRLKLEIYYTEETNSN; this is encoded by the coding sequence ATGAATTACAAAACAGTAAGATCTTTTTTTCTCTTCATTTCCATTACAGCTTTTTTTGCTTCCTGTGACAAGGAATATAACGATATCGGGACAGATGTGATCGGTGAGGACCATTTCCTTGTCGATAAATATACCGGTGCATCGGTGGTGGCTTTTGATAAATCTACAGGAGCGGTGCAGTCAAACAACCTGCCGGTGAATCCGCTGGGGATTTATGACAACCCTACGTTTGGCGTTACCAAAGCCGGTTTCGTAACCCAGGCTGAAATTGATATCAGCAATTTAAACAATGCCATCGGGAACAACCCTCTGGTGGACAGCGTGTATATATCAATCCCTTACTTCAGTAGCAGAACCGCTATAACCAGCGGGGTAAGCACTTATGAGCTTGATTCCATCTACGGCAGCGGTAAAATGAAGCTTAAGATTTATGAAAACGGCTATTACCTGAATGACCTGGATCCGGCAACCGGTTTTGAAGATGCCCAGAGATTTTTCAATGACGACCCGAATATTGAGAGTTATAAAAGAGGAGCCGCTGGCGATGGAACGTCAATCCCCAATGGGAAGCAGCTTAATGATCTTTTGGTGAGTGAAGGAAATCCGACAGATTTCGCAGATGACCATTTTACATTCAGTAATAAAGAAATCATCACCAAAACGAAAAATGATAATAATGAAGACGTGATCTCAAGATCGGCACCTGCGATGCGGATGAAGCTTAACAAAGATTTTTTCCAAAAGAAAATCCTTGACGCGCCAGCTGCAAAACTCGCCAATAATGCGTCATTCAGGGATTATTTCAGGGGGCTTTATTTCAAGATGGAAGATGATGACTCAGGCGATGGTACAACGATGGCGATGATGGATTTTTCAAAAGGGACTATCAATATCGCTTATAAAGAAGATAAGATCATCCGCAACAAAGCCAACACCGCAGATAGCCTCACAAGGCCGGCAAAGAAATATGTAATCAACTTAAAAGGCAATACCATCAGCCTTCAACAGCATAATGAGACGGCTGATTATAATGCCGCCTTATCAACAACAAACACTACTGTGGGCGATGAAAAACTGTACCTGAAAGGCGGGCAGGGATCGATTGCGGTCATCGATTTGTTCGGCCCTGGAGAACTTGAAGCACTGCGCGATAAAAAATGGCTGGTCAATGAAGCAAACCTGACTTTTTACATTGACCGTGCCAGCATGAAGTCGGAAGAAGGAAGCGGTGTTGCAAAACCAATTGAGCCGGAACGATTGTACCTTTACGATTTAACGAATAAACGTCCTTTATACGATTATGCTACGGATGGAACGACTTATTCTACAAAGCCAAAATTTGCTAAAGTCATCCACGATGGGATCATACAACGTGAAGAAGTAAAGGGCCGTGGTGTAAAATACAGGATCAGGATTACAAATTACATGAGGAACCTGCTTAAGCACAATATAGCGGATCCAAGTAAAGATTCGACAAATGTGAGAATCGGACTGGCTGTAACAGAGTCAATTAATATCATTTCGAATGCAAGGCTTAAAAATCCGACGACACTTCCTTTGCCATTTACAAATACTTCCACTACATTTGACAGGCTGCCAGCAGCTTCTGTAATGCATCCCTTAGGGACGGTGCTTTGGGGAAGTGCCCCGACGGTTGCGGATGACAAAAGGCTGAAACTCGAAATTTATTACACAGAAGAAACCAATAGTAACTAA
- the glmS gene encoding glutamine--fructose-6-phosphate transaminase (isomerizing), whose translation MCGIVGYIGHREAYPIIIKGLKRLEYRGYDSAGVMLYDGDNLKLSKTKGKVSDLEERAKQITTNGTIGIGHTRWATHGVPNDINSHPHISNSGNLAIIHNGIIENYEPLKKELIKRGYTFQSDTDTEVLVNLIEEVQKKENLKLGKAVQIALNQVVGAYAIAVFDKQNPDEIVAARLGSPLAIGVGEDEFFIASDASPFIEYTSNAVYLEDEEMAIVRLHKPLKIRKIKDDTLVDPYVQELQLNLEQIEKDGYDHFMLKEIYEQPNVIRDTYRGRLLANEGIIKMAGVEDNLEKFLNAERILIVACGTSWHAGLVAEYILEEFTRIPVEVEYASEFRYRNPIINKSDVVIAISQSGETADTLAAIKLSKEKGAFVFGVCNVVGSSISRETHAGAYTHAGPEIGVASTKAFTTQITILTLIALRLAKAKGTLSHTDFHRYLQELEIIPEKVAEALLTNDKAKEIAARFKDAPNCLYLGRGYNFPVALEGALKLKEISYIHAEGYPAAEMKHGPIALIDELMPVIVIAPKQGHYDKVVSNIQEIKSRSGKIIAVVTKGDTQVRELADYVIEIPDTSDALSPLLTTIPLQLLSYHIAVMRNCNVDQPRNLAKSVTVE comes from the coding sequence ATGTGCGGAATAGTAGGTTATATAGGACACAGGGAAGCTTATCCCATCATTATAAAAGGGCTCAAAAGGCTTGAGTACAGGGGTTATGACAGTGCAGGCGTAATGCTTTATGACGGAGACAACCTGAAGCTTTCCAAAACAAAGGGAAAAGTGTCCGACCTTGAGGAGCGTGCCAAACAGATTACAACCAATGGCACGATCGGTATTGGCCACACCAGATGGGCCACCCATGGGGTTCCCAATGACATCAATTCCCATCCGCATATTTCCAATTCCGGGAACCTCGCTATTATCCATAATGGGATTATTGAAAATTATGAGCCGCTCAAGAAGGAACTTATAAAAAGGGGCTATACTTTTCAATCGGATACCGACACAGAAGTATTGGTCAACCTGATTGAAGAGGTCCAGAAAAAAGAAAACCTCAAACTCGGAAAAGCCGTTCAGATTGCTTTAAATCAAGTCGTAGGTGCTTATGCCATTGCAGTTTTCGACAAACAGAATCCCGACGAAATCGTGGCGGCGCGTTTGGGTAGCCCATTGGCAATCGGAGTGGGCGAAGATGAATTCTTCATTGCTTCGGATGCTTCGCCGTTTATTGAATACACTTCAAATGCCGTTTATCTCGAAGATGAGGAAATGGCTATTGTAAGGCTGCATAAGCCTTTGAAAATCAGGAAAATTAAAGACGATACCCTGGTAGATCCTTACGTACAGGAACTGCAGTTGAATCTGGAGCAGATTGAAAAAGATGGCTACGATCATTTTATGCTCAAGGAAATCTACGAGCAGCCAAACGTAATCAGGGACACGTATCGCGGAAGGCTTCTGGCCAACGAAGGCATCATCAAGATGGCCGGTGTTGAGGACAACCTTGAGAAATTCCTGAACGCGGAAAGAATCCTGATCGTTGCCTGTGGTACTTCATGGCATGCTGGTTTGGTTGCCGAGTATATCCTCGAAGAATTCACAAGGATCCCTGTTGAAGTGGAATATGCCTCTGAGTTCAGGTACCGCAATCCGATTATCAACAAATCCGATGTAGTGATTGCCATTTCACAATCGGGTGAAACGGCTGATACGCTTGCGGCAATAAAATTATCCAAAGAAAAAGGCGCTTTTGTTTTTGGCGTATGTAACGTAGTCGGATCTTCTATTTCGAGGGAAACGCATGCGGGTGCTTATACCCATGCAGGACCTGAAATAGGTGTAGCATCGACTAAGGCTTTTACGACACAGATTACAATATTGACTTTAATTGCCTTACGACTTGCCAAAGCCAAAGGGACTTTATCGCATACGGACTTCCACAGGTATCTGCAGGAACTTGAAATCATTCCTGAAAAAGTAGCCGAAGCTTTGCTGACCAATGACAAGGCCAAAGAAATTGCAGCCAGGTTCAAAGATGCACCGAATTGCCTTTACCTCGGGCGTGGCTATAATTTCCCGGTAGCTCTTGAAGGCGCATTGAAGCTAAAAGAGATTTCCTATATTCATGCAGAAGGCTATCCTGCTGCTGAGATGAAGCACGGCCCGATCGCCTTGATTGACGAACTGATGCCGGTAATCGTAATCGCTCCTAAGCAGGGACATTATGACAAAGTGGTAAGTAATATCCAGGAAATAAAATCCAGAAGCGGGAAAATTATAGCAGTAGTAACTAAAGGCGATACACAGGTACGCGAACTGGCGGATTATGTGATCGAAATCCCGGACACTTCCGATGCTTTATCTCCATTGCTGACCACCATTCCTTTGCAATTGTTGTCTTATCATATTGCTGTAATGCGCAATTGTAATGTGGACCAGCCGCGTAATCTTGCGAAATCAGTTACAGTAGAATAG
- a CDS encoding Y-family DNA polymerase, with protein sequence MYALVDCNNFYASCERLFRPDLEGKPIVVLSNNDGCIISRSDEAKALGIAMGAPEFKVRDELKEKGINVFSSNYPLYGDLSERVMDILREFTPDVEVYSIDEAFLNFDKVKVADFHDYGLQMKSKIRRGLSIPVCVGIAPTKALSKVANKIARKFPDQTQGVHVIDSEKKRIKALKWTAIESVWGIGYRMKKKMVARNIKTAYDFTDVMHEAWIKSQMGVVGLRLRKELLGESVLELEKEDVKKRSIAITRSFPKKLTDLEPLRERVATFAAVCAEKLRKQESCCYTVIVLLGTLEHKTAHSKMYYQEASTLAFATNSTLTITNIALDLLEKIYEKHHGHRFHKAGVIVTQMIREDEKQFNLFEEEDPRHLSIMKAMDSLNKKIGERKVRLASQDEKTWNMKQELRSPRYTTSINELMVVKCH encoded by the coding sequence ATGTACGCCTTAGTCGATTGCAACAACTTCTACGCTTCCTGCGAGCGCCTGTTCCGTCCGGACCTGGAAGGCAAGCCCATCGTGGTTTTGTCTAACAACGATGGCTGTATCATTTCGCGTAGTGATGAGGCCAAAGCACTCGGCATCGCGATGGGTGCGCCCGAATTCAAGGTGCGTGATGAACTAAAGGAAAAAGGCATCAACGTATTTTCATCGAATTATCCACTATATGGTGACCTTAGCGAGCGCGTCATGGACATCCTGCGCGAATTCACACCCGACGTCGAAGTGTACAGCATCGATGAAGCCTTCCTGAATTTTGATAAGGTGAAGGTAGCCGATTTTCACGATTATGGCCTGCAGATGAAAAGTAAAATCCGTCGCGGCTTAAGCATTCCCGTCTGCGTAGGCATTGCTCCAACAAAGGCTTTGTCTAAAGTTGCCAATAAGATTGCGCGTAAATTCCCCGATCAGACACAAGGCGTCCACGTAATCGATTCCGAAAAAAAACGCATCAAGGCACTCAAATGGACCGCCATCGAATCCGTCTGGGGCATTGGTTACCGCATGAAGAAAAAGATGGTAGCCCGCAACATCAAAACCGCTTACGATTTTACTGATGTGATGCACGAAGCCTGGATCAAAAGCCAAATGGGTGTCGTCGGCCTGCGGCTGCGTAAGGAATTGTTAGGCGAATCCGTGTTGGAACTCGAAAAAGAGGATGTCAAAAAAAGAAGCATCGCCATCACCAGGAGCTTTCCAAAGAAACTGACTGACCTGGAACCTTTGCGCGAAAGGGTAGCTACTTTTGCCGCCGTCTGCGCTGAAAAGTTACGCAAACAGGAATCCTGCTGTTATACGGTAATCGTATTGCTTGGCACTTTGGAGCATAAAACGGCCCATTCAAAAATGTATTACCAGGAAGCGTCAACACTAGCTTTTGCAACAAATTCTACCCTTACGATAACCAATATAGCTTTGGATTTACTCGAAAAGATTTACGAAAAACACCACGGACACCGTTTCCACAAAGCCGGTGTCATCGTGACACAAATGATCCGGGAAGATGAAAAGCAGTTCAACTTATTTGAAGAGGAAGACCCGCGCCACCTGTCCATTATGAAGGCAATGGATTCCCTGAATAAGAAGATTGGCGAACGCAAGGTACGGCTGGCATCACAGGATGAAAAGACGTGGAACATGAAGCAGGAACTCCGTTCTCCAAGGTATACAACAAGTATTAACGAACTGATGGTTGTGAAATGTCATTAG